CCATCACCAGGCGACGGGTGTTCGGGCCGGTGCGGCCGGTGTACCAGCCCAGTGGGCGCTCGCCGGTGAGTTCGGTGAGGATGCGGATCGCTTCGAGCATGTGCTCGCGTTCCTGCGCTTCGTCCATGTACTGGTAGTCGATCCAGCGGTAGCCGTGGCTGCAGATCTCGTGACCGGCCTCGACCATCGCACGGATCACGTCCGGGTGACGCTGGGCGGCCATGGCCACGGCGAAGATGGTCAGCGGAATGTCGAATTCCTTGAACAGTTTCAGGATCCGCCAGACGCCGGCACGGCTGCCATACTCGTAAAGCGATTCCATGCTCATGTTGCGTGCGCCTTGCAGAGGCTGGGCCGCAACCATTTCCGAGAGGAAGGCTTCCGATTCTTTGTCGCCGTGCAGAATGTTGCGCTCGCCGCCTTCTTCGTAGTTGAGCACGAACGACAGGGCGATCCGGGCATTGCCCGGCCAGTGTGGGTGAGGAGGGTTACTGCCGTAACCGATCA
This genomic window from Pseudomonas kribbensis contains:
- the puuE gene encoding allantoinase PuuE, which gives rise to MSADYPRDLIGYGSNPPHPHWPGNARIALSFVLNYEEGGERNILHGDKESEAFLSEMVAAQPLQGARNMSMESLYEYGSRAGVWRILKLFKEFDIPLTIFAVAMAAQRHPDVIRAMVEAGHEICSHGYRWIDYQYMDEAQEREHMLEAIRILTELTGERPLGWYTGRTGPNTRRLVMEEGGFLYDCDTYDDDLPYWEPNNPTGKPHLVIPYTLDTNDMRFTQVQGFNKGDDFFEYLKDAFDVLYAEGAEAPKMLSIGLHCRLVGRPARLASLKRFIEYAKSHEQVWFSRRVDIARHWHETHPYQGAAK